One Natrinema longum genomic window carries:
- the purD gene encoding phosphoribosylamine--glycine ligase — MRETVLLIGGGGREHAIARALEDSEADLYACAGNKNPGITRLAAGFESLETTDPEAVVDYAEDVDATIAVIGPEAPLEAGVADALEAAGVYAFGPKAEDARIETDKAFQRRFMRENDVPGCPDFETFDDVEAACDFIDDYDGDLAIKPAGLTGGKGVKVIGDQVTAEEGKAYIRDSEYDRIVLEERLIGEEFTIQAFVANGEFRTAPAVQDHKRAYEGDEGPNTGGMGSYSDATDELPFMTEDDYDEAVSIIEATVDALEDYRGILYGQFMLTTTGPRVVEFNARFGDPEAMNTLPVLETDFLDVLTAARDGDPLPELAFAEQATVCKYAVPEGYPTEPEAGAKVQVDEESAGDALLYYASVEERDDGIYTTTSRSFALVGVADSIDEAEEIAEDALAVAGEEGLRVRHDIGKADLVQKRIDHMNELRGE, encoded by the coding sequence ATGCGAGAGACCGTGCTCCTGATCGGCGGCGGTGGCCGCGAACACGCCATCGCCCGTGCGCTCGAGGACAGCGAAGCCGACCTGTACGCCTGTGCCGGCAACAAGAATCCCGGTATCACCCGTCTCGCCGCCGGGTTCGAGTCGCTCGAGACGACCGACCCCGAGGCAGTCGTCGACTACGCCGAGGACGTCGACGCGACGATCGCCGTCATCGGCCCCGAAGCACCGCTCGAAGCCGGCGTCGCGGACGCACTCGAGGCCGCTGGCGTCTACGCGTTCGGCCCCAAAGCGGAAGACGCCCGCATCGAGACGGACAAGGCGTTCCAGCGCCGTTTCATGCGGGAAAACGACGTTCCGGGCTGTCCGGACTTCGAAACCTTCGACGACGTGGAGGCGGCCTGTGACTTCATCGACGACTACGACGGCGACCTCGCGATCAAGCCCGCCGGGCTGACCGGCGGCAAGGGCGTCAAGGTCATCGGCGACCAGGTCACCGCCGAGGAGGGCAAGGCCTACATCCGCGACTCCGAGTACGACCGGATCGTCTTAGAGGAGCGGCTGATCGGCGAGGAGTTCACGATTCAGGCGTTCGTCGCGAACGGCGAGTTCCGGACCGCGCCGGCAGTGCAGGACCACAAGCGCGCCTACGAGGGCGACGAGGGCCCGAACACGGGCGGCATGGGCAGCTACTCCGACGCGACCGACGAGTTGCCGTTCATGACCGAGGACGACTACGACGAGGCCGTCTCGATCATCGAGGCGACCGTCGACGCCCTCGAGGACTACCGTGGCATCCTCTACGGTCAGTTCATGCTGACCACCACGGGCCCGCGCGTCGTCGAATTCAACGCCCGCTTCGGCGACCCAGAGGCGATGAATACGCTTCCCGTCCTCGAGACCGACTTCCTCGACGTGCTCACCGCCGCTCGCGACGGCGACCCGCTGCCGGAACTGGCGTTCGCCGAGCAGGCGACGGTCTGTAAGTACGCCGTCCCGGAGGGATACCCGACCGAACCCGAGGCGGGTGCGAAGGTGCAGGTCGACGAGGAGAGTGCGGGTGACGCCCTGCTGTACTACGCCAGCGTCGAAGAGCGAGACGACGGCATCTACACGACCACCTCGCGGTCGTTCGCGCTGGTCGGCGTCGCCGACTCGATCGACGAAGCCGAGGAGATCGCGGAAGACGCGCTCGCAGTCGCCGGCGAGGAGGGACTGCGCGTGCGCCACGACATCGGCAAGGCCGACCTCGTCCAGAAGCGAATCGACCACATGAACGAACTTCGCGGCGAGTAA
- a CDS encoding DEAD/DEAH box helicase yields MSSEHEAEHADVPVTGDELVDTFPGYRAGDDVTVLERSGREASTVPNERVLRPELAAPLENALYSHQAEALEALARDENVCVATSTSSGKTRIYALQIARNYLEARARNEDATAYVLYPTKALSRDQERELNDLFDELGLEITVRVYDGDTERGRNRKRIREEADVIISNFAGVNTYLHDHDRWARFLSACDLVVIDESHTYTGVHGMHVAWIVRRLKRVLGYYDADPQFVLTSATIGNPEAHSTALIDESVTVVDEDGSPTGPRDLVLWNPPPRAREDDGKPAQEGTADAAEDAIVERVPATVEAPRMLSHLTYHDAQTLLFTPSRKLAELSVKRASKHRRDNRRYYTNPDRGAALEPYHAGHSRKKRHGTEHQLKTGVLDGVASTNALELGINIGEMDATVQLGYPGQRQSFWQQIGRAGRGTKRALSVLVAEHRTLDQYVVSNPDYLLEADVEDAVVDVTNDAVFAQHLRCAADELAIDDSDGGTLADRGRLERAVEMWRRAGQLRGSLETGVSYVGPPRPQRTISLYATTGQEYEVELADGVDERHDPEMEPLAKERVLRDFHEGAVRLHQGQQYEVTDVDHDAPRPSVTVRPTDVDYYTRTRTDVTVLDAVSEESREIGEFTLHFGRGRVLVYHGSYDKVAVHGGKRTEQGIPTENPPLEMETQLCWLEVPQRVEAALVEKYRSFEVPELEDGLAGTAHLGYAGGLHAAEHATIGVAPLELMVDKRDLGGLATLTIDSHLDREADTDADASSQFGPAGSGGDGAPRNIAAAEATVREIANGLERTPASGWFIYDGIEGGLGFARAIYENYEAVAERARELIADCDCGNVDGCPACVMDDQCGNDNQPLHRDAAVDVLDQLLGDADEGALEPHLPDEEYGGDRRPPLFYA; encoded by the coding sequence ATGAGTAGCGAACACGAAGCCGAGCACGCGGACGTACCGGTCACCGGCGACGAACTGGTCGACACCTTCCCCGGCTACCGAGCCGGCGACGACGTCACCGTCCTCGAGCGGTCCGGCCGCGAGGCGTCGACGGTACCCAACGAGCGCGTGCTCCGTCCCGAACTGGCCGCGCCGCTCGAGAACGCCCTCTACTCGCATCAGGCCGAGGCTCTCGAGGCGCTGGCCCGCGACGAAAACGTCTGCGTCGCGACGAGCACGTCGTCGGGGAAGACTCGGATCTACGCCCTTCAGATCGCCAGAAACTATCTCGAGGCCCGCGCTCGAAACGAGGACGCCACGGCGTACGTTCTCTACCCGACGAAGGCACTCTCGCGGGATCAGGAGCGGGAGCTGAACGACCTCTTCGACGAGCTAGGACTCGAGATCACGGTCCGGGTCTACGACGGCGACACCGAGCGCGGGCGCAATCGCAAGCGGATCCGCGAGGAGGCCGACGTCATCATCTCCAACTTCGCGGGCGTGAACACCTACCTCCACGACCACGACCGCTGGGCGCGGTTCCTCTCGGCCTGTGACCTCGTCGTGATCGACGAGTCCCACACCTACACGGGCGTCCACGGAATGCACGTCGCGTGGATCGTTCGCCGGCTGAAGCGGGTCCTCGGCTACTACGACGCCGACCCGCAGTTCGTTCTCACGAGCGCGACGATCGGCAACCCAGAAGCGCACTCGACGGCGCTGATCGACGAATCCGTGACGGTCGTCGACGAGGACGGCTCACCCACGGGGCCGCGGGATCTGGTGCTCTGGAACCCGCCGCCACGGGCTCGCGAGGACGACGGCAAGCCAGCACAGGAGGGAACGGCCGACGCGGCCGAGGACGCCATCGTCGAGCGCGTCCCCGCCACCGTCGAGGCCCCGCGGATGCTCTCGCATCTCACCTACCACGACGCCCAGACCCTGCTCTTTACCCCCTCGAGGAAACTCGCCGAACTCTCGGTCAAGCGGGCGTCGAAACACCGCCGCGACAACCGTCGTTACTACACGAACCCCGACCGCGGAGCCGCCTTAGAGCCCTACCACGCGGGTCACTCGCGGAAGAAACGCCACGGGACCGAACACCAGCTCAAGACCGGCGTGCTCGACGGCGTCGCCTCGACCAACGCCCTCGAGTTGGGGATCAACATCGGCGAGATGGACGCGACGGTGCAACTGGGCTACCCGGGGCAGCGCCAGTCGTTCTGGCAGCAGATCGGCCGCGCGGGTCGCGGGACGAAGCGGGCCCTGTCGGTGCTGGTCGCCGAACACCGAACGCTCGACCAGTACGTCGTCTCGAACCCCGACTACCTGCTCGAGGCCGACGTCGAAGACGCCGTCGTCGACGTGACCAACGACGCGGTGTTCGCCCAGCACCTGCGCTGTGCGGCCGACGAACTCGCGATCGACGACTCGGACGGAGGGACCCTCGCCGATCGGGGTCGCCTCGAGCGGGCCGTCGAAATGTGGCGGCGCGCGGGGCAGTTACGGGGCAGCCTCGAGACCGGCGTCTCCTACGTGGGGCCGCCGCGACCCCAACGGACGATTTCGCTGTACGCGACGACGGGTCAGGAGTACGAGGTCGAACTCGCCGACGGCGTCGACGAGCGCCACGACCCGGAGATGGAGCCGCTCGCGAAAGAGCGAGTGCTGCGGGACTTCCACGAGGGCGCAGTCCGGCTGCATCAGGGCCAGCAATACGAGGTGACGGACGTCGACCACGACGCGCCCCGGCCCTCCGTGACCGTCCGGCCGACGGACGTCGACTACTACACGCGGACGCGCACCGACGTGACGGTGCTGGACGCCGTCTCGGAGGAGTCCCGCGAGATCGGCGAGTTCACGCTGCATTTCGGCCGCGGCCGGGTGCTCGTGTATCACGGCAGCTACGACAAGGTCGCGGTTCACGGCGGGAAGCGCACGGAGCAGGGGATCCCAACCGAGAACCCGCCACTCGAGATGGAGACGCAACTGTGCTGGCTCGAGGTGCCCCAGCGCGTCGAGGCTGCGCTGGTAGAGAAATACCGGAGCTTCGAGGTGCCCGAACTCGAGGACGGGCTGGCGGGGACGGCCCATCTGGGCTACGCGGGTGGGCTCCACGCCGCCGAGCACGCGACGATCGGCGTCGCGCCCCTCGAGTTGATGGTCGACAAGCGCGACCTCGGTGGCCTCGCGACCCTGACGATCGACTCGCATCTCGATCGGGAGGCAGACACGGATGCGGACGCGAGCTCCCAGTTCGGACCCGCGGGCAGTGGGGGCGACGGCGCGCCGCGAAACATCGCCGCCGCCGAGGCCACGGTACGGGAGATCGCGAACGGTCTCGAGCGTACCCCCGCCAGTGGCTGGTTCATCTACGACGGTATCGAGGGTGGACTGGGCTTCGCGCGGGCGATCTACGAGAACTACGAGGCCGTCGCCGAGCGCGCTCGAGAACTCATCGCGGATTGCGATTGCGGGAACGTCGACGGCTGTCCGGCCTGCGTGATGGACGACCAGTGTGGGAACGACAACCAGCCGCTCCACCGCGACGCGGCCGTGGACGTGCTGGATCAGTTGCTGGGCGACGCCGACGAGGGGGCGCTCGAGCCCCACCTCCCCGACGAGGAGTACGGGGGCGATCGGCGACCGCCGCTGTTTTACGCCTGA
- a CDS encoding ribonuclease H-like domain-containing protein produces the protein MTARDGVCLLALPPSAITDRPAATLADLEATLEPDAVWVLGPEREPQAFARARRAFDAPAFHPPLETGSGPAPHRERIRADGGSDAIEIAVAQGLESLRASSEARSSDRPIADPGVAAIVCDDVTTTVRPTTLETILEGTATLATALPTGQVTTVLTGSEPAGYDELWHLESPSGEVRAVDHDVVGDSGIDDDDPVEGDRVAVRLRGVGPVEGYGSRQSIATVTVTADGIDRVDTHAVTDFGLEAVAGIGPKTAGRLADRGVTTRADLLETPLETLADLPGVGRDRARRSHRHATVLETGEPRRVTDESLPGENWSQPPLCLDIETDGLSPTIIWQVGVYDPATDTYRAFVETNDPTDPASVLEAFCDWLLGMHPNRALLTWNGWRFDYRHLGAFIAKHLPYYTDEWESIPKFDLYLWAVGNENALLPGRTNRLEAVAAALGYEDAATGLDGAATAAAYQRFMRTGTELEWDRHEAYCEDDCRALWHVYERLRDAPTASASSIERGSASSRPDSSGSSSAAPSSASGSGSERAGPEATGRTAIRRDASDGTDSEQTGLSDF, from the coding sequence ATGACTGCCCGAGACGGCGTCTGCCTGCTCGCCCTCCCGCCGTCTGCGATCACCGACCGCCCCGCCGCGACGCTCGCGGATCTCGAGGCGACCCTCGAGCCCGACGCCGTCTGGGTGCTCGGTCCGGAGCGCGAGCCACAGGCCTTCGCCAGAGCCCGACGGGCGTTCGACGCGCCGGCGTTTCACCCGCCCCTCGAGACCGGTAGCGGGCCGGCCCCGCATCGAGAACGGATCCGTGCCGACGGCGGTTCCGACGCCATCGAGATCGCCGTCGCACAGGGGCTCGAATCGCTTCGAGCATCGTCGGAGGCCCGCTCGAGCGACCGGCCGATCGCCGACCCGGGCGTCGCCGCGATCGTCTGTGACGACGTCACGACGACCGTTCGACCGACGACGCTCGAAACGATCCTCGAGGGGACAGCGACGCTCGCGACGGCGCTGCCGACCGGCCAGGTGACGACCGTTCTGACGGGGAGCGAACCGGCCGGCTACGACGAACTGTGGCACCTCGAATCACCGAGTGGCGAGGTCCGCGCGGTCGACCACGACGTCGTCGGCGACAGCGGCATCGACGATGACGATCCCGTCGAGGGAGACCGCGTCGCCGTTCGCCTCCGGGGTGTCGGCCCCGTCGAGGGCTACGGGAGCCGCCAGTCGATCGCGACGGTGACCGTCACCGCCGACGGGATCGACCGGGTCGACACCCACGCGGTGACCGACTTCGGCCTCGAGGCCGTCGCCGGAATCGGCCCGAAGACGGCCGGACGGCTCGCCGATCGCGGCGTGACGACGCGGGCCGACCTCCTCGAGACACCCCTCGAGACGCTGGCCGATCTCCCCGGCGTCGGTCGCGACCGCGCGCGGCGGAGCCACCGGCACGCGACGGTCCTCGAGACCGGCGAGCCGAGACGAGTAACCGACGAGTCGCTCCCGGGCGAGAACTGGTCGCAGCCGCCGCTGTGTCTCGATATCGAAACCGACGGCCTCTCGCCGACGATCATCTGGCAGGTCGGGGTCTACGACCCCGCCACGGACACCTATCGTGCGTTCGTCGAGACGAACGATCCGACGGACCCGGCGTCGGTGCTCGAGGCCTTCTGCGACTGGCTGCTGGGCATGCACCCGAATCGAGCCTTGCTCACGTGGAACGGCTGGCGGTTCGACTATCGCCATCTCGGAGCCTTCATCGCCAAGCACCTCCCCTACTACACCGACGAGTGGGAGTCGATCCCGAAGTTCGACCTCTACCTCTGGGCCGTGGGGAACGAGAACGCCCTGCTGCCCGGCCGGACGAACCGACTCGAGGCCGTCGCGGCTGCGCTGGGCTACGAGGACGCGGCCACGGGACTCGACGGCGCGGCGACGGCGGCGGCCTACCAGCGGTTCATGCGGACGGGCACCGAACTCGAGTGGGACCGCCACGAGGCCTACTGCGAGGACGACTGCCGGGCGCTCTGGCACGTCTACGAGCGGTTGCGGGACGCGCCGACGGCGTCGGCGTCGTCGATCGAACGCGGATCGGCCTCGAGTCGGCCCGATTCGAGCGGCTCGTCGTCGGCCGCTCCCTCGAGTGCGAGCGGGTCGGGCTCCGAGCGGGCTGGACCCGAGGCGACGGGACGAACAGCGATCCGACGCGACGCGAGCGACGGCACCGACAGCGAGCAAACCGGACTGAGCGATTTCTAA
- a CDS encoding PadR family transcriptional regulator — protein MYDLTGFQRDLLYVIAGEDEPHGLAIKEELEQYYEKEIHHGRLYPNLDTLVDKGLVEKGRRDRRTNFYTLTRRGRRELEARREWESQYVDL, from the coding sequence ATGTACGACCTGACAGGATTTCAGCGTGACTTGCTCTACGTCATCGCTGGCGAGGACGAACCCCACGGACTGGCGATCAAAGAAGAACTCGAGCAGTACTACGAGAAAGAGATCCATCACGGCCGGCTCTATCCCAACCTCGACACCCTCGTCGACAAGGGACTCGTCGAAAAGGGCCGCCGCGATCGGCGAACGAACTTCTATACGCTCACCCGTCGCGGTCGCCGCGAACTCGAGGCGCGCCGCGAGTGGGAATCCCAGTACGTCGACTTATAA
- a CDS encoding alpha/beta fold hydrolase, which produces MSDETATAMYRTRTDALTTDVGEGRPVVFAHGTLMDRTMFEPQLEALKDEYRAVAYDLRARTDRYAPEYDLWELADDCAALLDGIGEDSAVIAGMSMGGFMGLRFALEYPERVDGLVLIDSMATPHPEEERAEYEALVEPYEDVLEPLPREIAAGSTGELFGQTTHEENPELVEAWVDRWATYPGRAVHYELNSWLGREDVTDRLSEIDVPVLIVHGEEDPSIAPEQAEPMVEELPDAEMALIPEAGHTSNLEGPEAANDAIRTFLDERF; this is translated from the coding sequence ATGAGTGACGAAACGGCGACGGCGATGTACCGAACCAGAACCGACGCGTTGACCACCGACGTCGGCGAGGGACGGCCGGTCGTCTTCGCCCACGGGACATTGATGGATCGGACGATGTTCGAGCCCCAACTCGAGGCCCTCAAAGACGAGTACCGGGCGGTCGCCTACGACCTGCGGGCGCGGACGGACCGGTACGCGCCGGAGTACGATCTGTGGGAGCTGGCCGACGATTGTGCGGCGCTACTCGACGGGATCGGGGAGGACAGCGCGGTCATCGCCGGCATGTCGATGGGCGGGTTCATGGGGCTGCGCTTTGCCCTCGAGTACCCCGAGCGGGTCGACGGGCTGGTCTTGATCGACTCGATGGCGACGCCCCATCCCGAGGAGGAGCGGGCGGAGTACGAGGCCCTCGTCGAGCCCTACGAGGACGTCCTCGAGCCGCTGCCCCGCGAGATCGCGGCGGGCTCGACTGGCGAACTGTTCGGCCAGACGACCCACGAGGAGAACCCGGAACTCGTCGAGGCGTGGGTGGATCGCTGGGCCACCTATCCCGGCCGGGCGGTCCACTATGAACTCAACTCGTGGCTCGGTCGCGAGGACGTGACCGACCGGCTCTCGGAGATCGACGTGCCGGTCCTGATCGTCCACGGCGAGGAGGACCCCTCGATCGCGCCCGAACAGGCCGAGCCGATGGTCGAGGAGCTGCCCGACGCCGAGATGGCACTGATCCCGGAGGCGGGACACACCTCGAACCTCGAGGGGCCGGAGGCGGCAAACGACGCGATCCGGACGTTCCTCGACGAGCGGTTCTGA
- a CDS encoding MgtC/SapB family protein, with protein sequence MNEAALQVADAPLEEPIVRLALAGALGMFLGLEREWSQKSAGIRTFSLISLLGAVFTVLVREGDVGESLLFLGGLLVIVQGVLLAVQGLTEEDPADTGLSLTTSVSMLVAYGIGVLVAAGFILEGVTVAVLSSLLLVLKRELHEFAWGLSREEMRSTTEFAILAFVIYPLLPATYEPEVAGVTIPLEPQVIWLMVVAVAGIGIANYAIVSTYGGRGIAITGFFGGLASSTAVVGTMLDHVNQRPEAASYAVAAILLANAAMATRNLAIAVGFTAGGETGILVEAVVPLGAVILLAFAVAALTADWSESGPMELESPFSLKNALAFGAVFLVVLVFGSLAETWFGTLGFYATAVASGFVSSAGATTSAVVLYRGGQLGPAEATIAILLATVSSIVVKALLATTSTNDGFRNRVAAYSTILLVGGGLAAAAIAVVSA encoded by the coding sequence GTGAACGAGGCTGCGCTGCAGGTCGCCGACGCGCCCCTCGAGGAACCGATCGTCCGGCTCGCGCTGGCCGGCGCACTGGGGATGTTCCTCGGACTCGAGCGCGAGTGGTCCCAGAAGTCCGCCGGCATCCGCACGTTTTCACTGATCAGCCTGCTCGGTGCGGTCTTTACCGTCCTCGTCCGTGAGGGCGACGTCGGCGAAAGCCTCCTCTTTCTGGGTGGGCTGTTGGTGATCGTCCAGGGAGTGTTGCTCGCCGTCCAGGGGCTTACCGAAGAGGACCCGGCCGACACGGGACTCTCGTTGACGACGTCGGTCTCGATGCTCGTCGCCTACGGCATCGGGGTGCTTGTCGCTGCCGGGTTCATCCTCGAGGGCGTTACCGTCGCCGTCCTCTCGTCGCTGCTGCTCGTGTTGAAACGGGAGCTCCACGAATTCGCCTGGGGGCTCTCCCGCGAGGAAATGCGTTCGACGACGGAGTTCGCCATCCTCGCGTTCGTCATCTATCCGCTCCTTCCGGCCACGTACGAGCCCGAAGTCGCAGGGGTCACGATCCCGCTCGAGCCCCAGGTCATCTGGCTGATGGTCGTCGCCGTCGCGGGGATCGGCATCGCCAACTACGCGATCGTCTCGACCTACGGCGGGCGCGGCATCGCGATCACCGGTTTCTTCGGCGGCCTGGCCTCCTCGACGGCCGTCGTCGGAACGATGCTCGATCACGTCAACCAGCGCCCCGAGGCAGCCTCTTACGCCGTCGCCGCGATCCTGTTGGCGAACGCCGCCATGGCCACCCGCAACCTCGCGATCGCGGTCGGCTTCACCGCCGGCGGTGAGACCGGCATTCTCGTCGAGGCGGTCGTTCCGCTCGGAGCCGTCATCCTGCTCGCCTTCGCCGTCGCCGCCCTCACGGCTGACTGGAGCGAGTCCGGCCCCATGGAGCTCGAGAGCCCGTTCTCGCTGAAGAACGCCCTCGCGTTCGGGGCCGTCTTCCTCGTCGTCCTCGTGTTCGGATCGCTGGCCGAGACGTGGTTCGGAACGCTGGGCTTCTACGCGACCGCCGTCGCCAGCGGCTTCGTCTCGAGTGCCGGCGCGACGACCTCCGCCGTCGTCCTCTATCGTGGCGGGCAGCTCGGTCCGGCCGAGGCGACGATCGCGATCTTGCTCGCGACGGTCTCGAGCATCGTGGTCAAGGCGTTGCTGGCAACGACGTCGACGAACGACGGCTTTCGGAACCGCGTCGCGGCCTACAGTACGATCCTCCTGGTGGGTGGTGGGCTGGCCGCAGCGGCGATCGCCGTTGTTTCGGCCTGA
- a CDS encoding DUF7117 family protein — MKIRGERECTECGTRWSYYETGSVGCPGCGSLQSVGVDERTEHTDLQVAFDLTPVRNAIDDVATDDLAERARDRCREYVRRRGFVNAGTLRELDDTYLAATELLHVADIVAREIHLEEREELYFLALLRDADQGERPPVDDVPRSLRAARGLAYANAIREYRRDVRTWTDDRNLTASERSALETLGEHVTRIRMLDGDVEPRTAERLVEATRNLTNGLRGDELAFTRSQERLESLEFGSID; from the coding sequence ATGAAGATCCGGGGTGAGCGCGAGTGCACGGAGTGTGGGACCCGCTGGTCGTACTACGAGACCGGGAGTGTCGGCTGTCCGGGCTGTGGCAGCCTGCAAAGCGTCGGCGTCGACGAACGCACCGAACACACCGATCTCCAGGTGGCGTTCGATCTCACCCCCGTTCGGAACGCGATCGACGACGTCGCGACCGACGACCTCGCCGAACGCGCTCGGGACCGCTGTCGCGAGTACGTTCGCCGACGCGGATTCGTCAACGCCGGGACGCTCCGCGAACTCGACGATACCTACCTCGCCGCGACCGAACTGCTCCACGTCGCCGACATCGTCGCCCGCGAGATCCACCTCGAGGAGCGCGAAGAGCTGTACTTCCTCGCGTTACTCCGGGACGCCGATCAGGGTGAGCGTCCGCCCGTCGACGACGTCCCTCGCTCGCTCCGGGCGGCCCGCGGCCTCGCGTACGCGAACGCGATCCGTGAGTACCGACGTGACGTTCGGACCTGGACGGACGACCGCAACCTGACCGCGAGCGAGCGAAGCGCACTCGAGACACTGGGCGAACACGTCACGCGGATTCGAATGCTCGACGGCGACGTCGAGCCACGGACTGCCGAACGGCTCGTCGAGGCGACCCGCAACCTGACAAACGGCCTTCGCGGCGACGAACTCGCGTTCACACGGTCCCAAGAACGGTTAGAGAGCCTCGAGTTCGGTTCGATCGACTGA
- the folD gene encoding bifunctional methylenetetrahydrofolate dehydrogenase/methenyltetrahydrofolate cyclohydrolase FolD yields MTEIIDGNAVASEIRDDLTDAIETLADAGSRPGLATVLMGDDPASQTYVNMKQRDCEEVGIDGHHVDVDGDAPAEELYQTIDDLNENPDVHGYLVQDPVPDHIDYREVIRRIDPAKDVDGFHPENVGRLVAGDARFRPCTPHGVQKLLEAYDIETEGADVTIVGRSRIVGKPLANLLFQKADDGNATVTVCHSRTDDLATKTRNADIVVAAVGAPELIDGSMIGEDAVVIDVGINRVDADTDKGYELVGDVEFESAKEKASAITPVPGGVGPMTRAMLLYNTVKAASLQEDVAVDLP; encoded by the coding sequence ATGACCGAGATCATCGACGGCAACGCCGTCGCGAGCGAGATTCGGGACGATCTGACAGACGCGATCGAGACACTCGCCGACGCAGGTTCACGGCCGGGACTGGCGACCGTGCTCATGGGCGACGATCCCGCGAGCCAGACCTACGTAAATATGAAACAACGCGATTGCGAGGAGGTCGGCATCGACGGTCACCACGTCGACGTCGACGGTGACGCGCCCGCCGAGGAGCTGTACCAGACGATCGACGACCTCAACGAGAATCCCGACGTTCACGGCTATCTCGTTCAGGACCCCGTCCCGGACCACATCGACTATCGCGAGGTAATCCGACGGATCGACCCCGCGAAGGACGTTGACGGGTTCCATCCGGAGAACGTCGGTCGTCTCGTCGCCGGCGATGCTCGCTTCCGTCCCTGTACGCCACACGGCGTACAGAAACTGCTCGAGGCGTACGATATCGAAACCGAGGGCGCCGACGTAACGATCGTCGGTCGCTCCCGGATCGTCGGGAAACCGCTCGCGAACCTCCTGTTTCAGAAAGCCGACGACGGCAACGCGACGGTGACGGTCTGTCACTCCCGAACCGACGATCTCGCTACGAAGACGCGGAACGCGGACATCGTGGTTGCAGCGGTCGGCGCTCCGGAACTGATCGACGGGTCGATGATCGGTGAGGATGCCGTCGTCATCGACGTCGGAATCAACCGCGTCGACGCCGACACCGACAAGGGGTACGAACTCGTCGGCGACGTCGAATTCGAGAGCGCCAAGGAGAAAGCGAGCGCGATCACCCCGGTCCCCGGCGGCGTCGGCCCGATGACCCGTGCGATGTTGCTCTACAACACGGTCAAAGCCGCGAGTCTGCAGGAAGACGTCGCCGTCGACCTCCCCTGA